One Tamandua tetradactyla isolate mTamTet1 chromosome 20, mTamTet1.pri, whole genome shotgun sequence DNA segment encodes these proteins:
- the LOC143664255 gene encoding uncharacterized protein LOC143664255 isoform X3, producing MQPVESLAFKDVAIDFPKEEWALLDISQRKLFRDVMAEIISHLVSVAGFQVCKSDVLSQFVEGEELWKEQIEFLQNQNSGKESGCKKQEMIPMENICRKDASTIILRYHIPKNPLQEDFTHRTAVSQHALIQKRKKPYSSKLFGKGHIGQSSFTQYDMRYLTMERNPMNVFSVGKSSFIVLTLGNMREFILERSPMYVIYVGKPSPIVLALDNMRGHTLERNPMNAIYVGKPSPIVLALDNMRGHTLERNPMNAIFVGKPSLCFLILSFMRKFILERNHMNAMYVGKPSGHVLILETMRECTLEKNPMNVICVGKPSLVVLTLDSMR from the exons GAGTCATTGGCCTTTAAAGATGTAGCTATAGACTTCCCCAAAGAAGAATGGGCTCTCCTGGACAtatcccagagaaagctgttcagagatgtgatgGCAGAGATCATTAGTCATCTGGTTTCAGTGG CAGGCTTTCAGGTCTGCAAATCAGATGTTCTTTCCCAATTTGTGGAAGGAGAAGAACTCTGGAAAGAACAAATAGAATTTCTTCAAAACCAGAATTCAG GCAAGGAAAGTGGgtgtaaaaaacaagaaatgatacCCATGGAAAATATCTGCAGAAAAGATGCATCTACCATCATATTG AGATATCACATTCCAAAGAATCCCTTGCAAGAAGACTTCACACACAGAACTGCAGTTTCTCAACATGCAttaattcagaagagaaagaaaccctaTTCCAGCAAACTATTTGGAAAAGGCCACATTGGCCAGTCATCTTTTACTCAAT ACGACATGAGATATCTCAcaatggagagaaaccctatgaatgtcttCAGTGTGGGAAAGTCTTCATTCATCGTTCTTACCTTAggcaacatgagagaattcattctggagagaagccctatgtatgtaatctatgtgggaaagccttcacctaTTGTTCTggccttagacaacatgagaggacacacactggagagaaaccctatgaatgccatctatgtgggaaagccttcacctaTTGTTCTggccttagacaacatgagaggacacacactggagagaaaccctatgaatgccatctttgtgggaaagccttcactttGCTTTCTAATCTTAAGTTTCATGAGAAAATTCATACTGgaaagaaaccatatgaatgccatgtatgtgggaaagccttcaggaCATGTTCTTATCTTAGAAACCATGAGAGAAtgcacactggagaaaaaccctatgaatgtcatctgtgtgggaaagccttcactcgtTGTTCTTACCTTAGACAGCATGAGATAA
- the LOC143664255 gene encoding uncharacterized protein LOC143664255 isoform X2, with protein MQPVESLAFKDVAIDFPKEEWALLDISQRKLFRDVMAEIISHLVSVGFQVCKSDVLSQFVEGEELWKEQIEFLQNQNSGKESGCKKQEMIPMENICRKDASTIILRYHIPKNPLQEDFTHRTAVSQHALIQKRKKPYSSKLFGKGHIGQSSFTQCKQVRTRSKSYQYVSGKAFMKTSSLRRYNGSDIGGKPYECLLCGKVFTRCSSLRRHEISHNGEKPYECLQCGKVFIHRSYLRQHERIHSGEKPYVCNLCGKAFTYCSGLRQHERTHTGEKPYECHLCGKAFTYCSGLRQHERTHTGEKPYECHLCGKAFTLLSNLKFHEKIHTGKKPYECHVCGKAFRTCSYLRNHERMHTGEKPYECHLCGKAFTRCSYLRQHEIIHNGEKRYECHLCGKAFTHCSSRRHHEKTHTREKPYECHLCGKAFTLFSGCKQHETTHTGEKPYECHLCGKAYTTRYYLRIHVRTHTGEKPFECHLCRKAFTNCSDLKKHERIHSEHKSHE; from the exons GAGTCATTGGCCTTTAAAGATGTAGCTATAGACTTCCCCAAAGAAGAATGGGCTCTCCTGGACAtatcccagagaaagctgttcagagatgtgatgGCAGAGATCATTAGTCATCTGGTTTCAGTGG GCTTTCAGGTCTGCAAATCAGATGTTCTTTCCCAATTTGTGGAAGGAGAAGAACTCTGGAAAGAACAAATAGAATTTCTTCAAAACCAGAATTCAG GCAAGGAAAGTGGgtgtaaaaaacaagaaatgatacCCATGGAAAATATCTGCAGAAAAGATGCATCTACCATCATATTG AGATATCACATTCCAAAGAATCCCTTGCAAGAAGACTTCACACACAGAACTGCAGTTTCTCAACATGCAttaattcagaagagaaagaaaccctaTTCCAGCAAACTATTTGGAAAAGGCCACATTGGCCAGTCATCTTTTACTCAATGTAAGCAAGTTCGCACTAGAAGTAAATCATATCAATATGTGAGTGGTAAAGCCTTTATGAAAACTTCTAGCCTTAGACGATATAATGGATCTGACATTGGAgggaaaccctatgaatgccttCTATGTGGGAAAGTTTTCACTCGTTGTTCTTCCCTTAGACGACATGAGATATCTCAcaatggagagaaaccctatgaatgtcttCAGTGTGGGAAAGTCTTCATTCATCGTTCTTACCTTAggcaacatgagagaattcattctggagagaagccctatgtatgtaatctatgtgggaaagccttcacctaTTGTTCTggccttagacaacatgagaggacacacactggagagaaaccctatgaatgccatctatgtgggaaagccttcacctaTTGTTCTggccttagacaacatgagaggacacacactggagagaaaccctatgaatgccatctttgtgggaaagccttcactttGCTTTCTAATCTTAAGTTTCATGAGAAAATTCATACTGgaaagaaaccatatgaatgccatgtatgtgggaaagccttcaggaCATGTTCTTATCTTAGAAACCATGAGAGAAtgcacactggagaaaaaccctatgaatgtcatctgtgtgggaaagccttcactcgtTGTTCTTACCTTAGACAGCATGAGATAATTCACAATGGAGAGAAACGATacgaatgccatctatgtgggaaagccttcacccaTTGTTCTAGTCGTAGACATCATGAGAAGACTcacactagagagaaaccctatgaatgtcatctatgtgggaaagcattcACCCTTTTTTCTGGCTGTAAACAACATGAGAcgactcacactggagagaaaccctatgagtgccatctatgtgggaaagcataTACTACACGTTATTATCTTAGAATTCATgtgagaactcacactggagaaaaacctttTGAATGTCATCTATGTAGGAAAGCCTTCACTAATTGTTCTGACCTTAaaaaacatgagagaattcacagtGAGCATAAATCACATGAATAA
- the LOC143664255 gene encoding uncharacterized protein LOC143664255 isoform X1: MQPVESLAFKDVAIDFPKEEWALLDISQRKLFRDVMAEIISHLVSVAGFQVCKSDVLSQFVEGEELWKEQIEFLQNQNSGKESGCKKQEMIPMENICRKDASTIILRYHIPKNPLQEDFTHRTAVSQHALIQKRKKPYSSKLFGKGHIGQSSFTQCKQVRTRSKSYQYVSGKAFMKTSSLRRYNGSDIGGKPYECLLCGKVFTRCSSLRRHEISHNGEKPYECLQCGKVFIHRSYLRQHERIHSGEKPYVCNLCGKAFTYCSGLRQHERTHTGEKPYECHLCGKAFTYCSGLRQHERTHTGEKPYECHLCGKAFTLLSNLKFHEKIHTGKKPYECHVCGKAFRTCSYLRNHERMHTGEKPYECHLCGKAFTRCSYLRQHEIIHNGEKRYECHLCGKAFTHCSSRRHHEKTHTREKPYECHLCGKAFTLFSGCKQHETTHTGEKPYECHLCGKAYTTRYYLRIHVRTHTGEKPFECHLCRKAFTNCSDLKKHERIHSEHKSHE; encoded by the exons GAGTCATTGGCCTTTAAAGATGTAGCTATAGACTTCCCCAAAGAAGAATGGGCTCTCCTGGACAtatcccagagaaagctgttcagagatgtgatgGCAGAGATCATTAGTCATCTGGTTTCAGTGG CAGGCTTTCAGGTCTGCAAATCAGATGTTCTTTCCCAATTTGTGGAAGGAGAAGAACTCTGGAAAGAACAAATAGAATTTCTTCAAAACCAGAATTCAG GCAAGGAAAGTGGgtgtaaaaaacaagaaatgatacCCATGGAAAATATCTGCAGAAAAGATGCATCTACCATCATATTG AGATATCACATTCCAAAGAATCCCTTGCAAGAAGACTTCACACACAGAACTGCAGTTTCTCAACATGCAttaattcagaagagaaagaaaccctaTTCCAGCAAACTATTTGGAAAAGGCCACATTGGCCAGTCATCTTTTACTCAATGTAAGCAAGTTCGCACTAGAAGTAAATCATATCAATATGTGAGTGGTAAAGCCTTTATGAAAACTTCTAGCCTTAGACGATATAATGGATCTGACATTGGAgggaaaccctatgaatgccttCTATGTGGGAAAGTTTTCACTCGTTGTTCTTCCCTTAGACGACATGAGATATCTCAcaatggagagaaaccctatgaatgtcttCAGTGTGGGAAAGTCTTCATTCATCGTTCTTACCTTAggcaacatgagagaattcattctggagagaagccctatgtatgtaatctatgtgggaaagccttcacctaTTGTTCTggccttagacaacatgagaggacacacactggagagaaaccctatgaatgccatctatgtgggaaagccttcacctaTTGTTCTggccttagacaacatgagaggacacacactggagagaaaccctatgaatgccatctttgtgggaaagccttcactttGCTTTCTAATCTTAAGTTTCATGAGAAAATTCATACTGgaaagaaaccatatgaatgccatgtatgtgggaaagccttcaggaCATGTTCTTATCTTAGAAACCATGAGAGAAtgcacactggagaaaaaccctatgaatgtcatctgtgtgggaaagccttcactcgtTGTTCTTACCTTAGACAGCATGAGATAATTCACAATGGAGAGAAACGATacgaatgccatctatgtgggaaagccttcacccaTTGTTCTAGTCGTAGACATCATGAGAAGACTcacactagagagaaaccctatgaatgtcatctatgtgggaaagcattcACCCTTTTTTCTGGCTGTAAACAACATGAGAcgactcacactggagagaaaccctatgagtgccatctatgtgggaaagcataTACTACACGTTATTATCTTAGAATTCATgtgagaactcacactggagaaaaacctttTGAATGTCATCTATGTAGGAAAGCCTTCACTAATTGTTCTGACCTTAaaaaacatgagagaattcacagtGAGCATAAATCACATGAATAA